A window of the Desulfotignum phosphitoxidans DSM 13687 genome harbors these coding sequences:
- the hcp gene encoding hydroxylamine reductase has protein sequence MFCYQCEQTAKGEGCKIQGVCGKKPEVADLQDLLLYSLMGLSRVALEALRAGIDCREYGVFTAKAAFSTLTNVDFDPRRFEDLIRRSAALRETLKERINKIRKQDLQWNEGPATFEPAVTREELLSQAASVGLFSYPADNPDILSLKHTVLFGIKGVAAYADHAQILGQEDDDVYHFIFKGLAAIQQTGLNLDDWVKLTLDCGKAAYRAMELLDAGNTQTYGHPIPTKVPLGHKKGKAILVSGHDLKDLEELLKQTRGKRIFVYTHGEMLSLHGYPKLKAYDHFYGHFGTAWQNQTKEFPDFPGPILMTTNCLQRPGKTYQDHLFTSGMVGWPDIPHIPDADFQPVIDRALAMSGFEEDADKGAVMVGFARHAILDKADDILAAVKAGRIRHFFLVAGCDGAKPGRNYYTEFVEKLPKDCIVMTLACGKYRFFDKDLGDIDGIPRLLDVGQCNDAYSAIQIALALSRALDTNVNDLPLSMILSWYEQKAVCILLALLYLGIRDIRLGPSLPAFITPNILNFLVERFNIMPIKTPDEDIREILG, from the coding sequence ATGTTTTGCTACCAATGTGAGCAGACGGCAAAAGGAGAAGGATGCAAAATTCAGGGTGTCTGCGGTAAAAAACCTGAGGTAGCCGATCTGCAGGACCTGCTTTTATATAGTCTCATGGGGCTTTCCCGGGTCGCACTGGAAGCCTTGCGGGCCGGCATAGATTGCCGGGAATATGGCGTATTTACGGCTAAAGCCGCTTTTTCAACACTGACCAATGTAGACTTTGATCCCAGGCGGTTTGAGGATCTCATCCGCCGGTCTGCTGCATTGCGCGAGACACTCAAGGAACGCATAAATAAAATCAGAAAGCAGGATTTGCAGTGGAATGAAGGCCCTGCCACATTTGAACCGGCAGTCACCCGGGAGGAATTGCTCAGTCAGGCTGCATCCGTGGGATTGTTTTCATACCCGGCGGACAACCCGGATATTCTGTCATTAAAACACACGGTATTGTTCGGCATCAAAGGGGTGGCCGCCTATGCAGACCATGCCCAAATTCTGGGACAGGAAGATGATGATGTTTACCATTTTATATTCAAGGGGCTGGCTGCCATCCAGCAGACCGGACTGAATCTGGACGACTGGGTCAAACTGACCCTGGACTGCGGCAAGGCGGCATACCGGGCCATGGAACTATTGGATGCCGGCAATACTCAAACATACGGTCATCCGATACCCACAAAGGTTCCCCTGGGACATAAAAAAGGCAAAGCCATCCTGGTATCCGGTCACGATCTCAAAGATCTTGAAGAACTGCTCAAACAGACCCGGGGCAAGAGAATTTTTGTCTATACCCATGGGGAAATGCTCAGTCTCCACGGGTATCCGAAACTAAAAGCATATGACCATTTTTACGGACATTTCGGCACGGCATGGCAGAACCAGACCAAGGAATTTCCTGATTTCCCCGGCCCAATCCTGATGACCACCAATTGTCTCCAGCGGCCCGGGAAAACCTACCAGGATCACCTGTTTACATCCGGTATGGTGGGATGGCCGGATATCCCCCATATCCCGGACGCCGATTTTCAGCCCGTGATCGACCGGGCACTGGCTATGTCCGGGTTTGAAGAGGATGCCGACAAGGGCGCCGTCATGGTAGGGTTTGCCAGACATGCCATTCTCGATAAGGCTGATGATATACTTGCCGCTGTCAAGGCAGGCAGGATCCGCCATTTTTTCCTGGTGGCCGGTTGTGACGGTGCCAAACCCGGACGTAATTATTATACCGAGTTTGTGGAAAAATTACCAAAAGACTGTATTGTTATGACGCTTGCCTGCGGGAAATACCGCTTCTTTGACAAGGATCTGGGTGATATTGACGGCATACCGCGTCTTCTGGATGTAGGGCAATGTAATGATGCCTATTCGGCCATCCAGATCGCCCTGGCACTTTCCAGGGCACTGGATACCAATGTCAATGACCTTCCCTTGTCCATGATTTTATCCTGGTATGAGCAGAAAGCGGTCTGTATTCTTCTGGCGCTTTTGTATCTGGGAATTCGGGATATCCGCTTAGGCCCAAGCCTTCCGGCGTTTATCACACCCAATATACTGAACTTTCTGGTGGAAAGATTTAATATCATGCCCATAAAAACACCGGACGAAGATATCAGGGAGATCCTGGGATAA
- a CDS encoding SufB/SufD family protein has protein sequence MLNAIDKKVLKEVADLEGMPKGAYNIRKNGKLEGREVSANINIETNEKGDGIIIDIKPGTKDESVHIPVILSQAGLHDVVYNTFIIGEGSDVTIVAGCGIHCGGNASEGHSGIHEFQIKAGAKVKYVEKHIAIGEGSGKRILNPTTKVFMEENAQAQMELTQIGGVDEAKRVNEATIGAGSVLLITERVMTEKEQSAESRNEITLAGTDSKTNIVSRSVIKGSSSQDFYVNLTAKAKCYGHIECDAIIMDNGINQTIPALRALHPDAELTHEASIGKIANDQLMKLMSLGLDYDQAVNRIIQGFLR, from the coding sequence ATGCTCAATGCTATCGATAAAAAAGTGTTAAAAGAGGTCGCGGATCTGGAAGGTATGCCCAAAGGGGCCTACAATATCCGGAAAAACGGAAAACTGGAAGGCCGGGAGGTGTCCGCCAACATCAACATCGAAACCAATGAAAAAGGTGACGGCATTATCATTGATATCAAGCCGGGCACGAAGGATGAATCGGTTCATATCCCGGTAATCCTGTCCCAGGCAGGCCTGCATGATGTGGTGTATAATACTTTTATTATAGGGGAGGGATCTGATGTCACCATTGTGGCCGGATGTGGTATTCACTGCGGCGGCAATGCATCTGAAGGCCATTCCGGTATCCATGAATTTCAGATCAAGGCCGGCGCAAAGGTAAAATATGTTGAAAAGCATATTGCCATTGGCGAAGGCAGCGGCAAACGCATTTTAAATCCCACAACAAAGGTGTTCATGGAGGAGAATGCCCAGGCACAGATGGAACTGACCCAGATAGGGGGTGTGGATGAGGCAAAACGCGTCAATGAGGCGACTATCGGTGCCGGCAGTGTGCTGCTGATCACGGAACGGGTGATGACCGAAAAAGAACAGTCTGCAGAATCCAGAAATGAGATCACCCTGGCAGGAACAGACAGCAAAACCAATATTGTTTCCCGTTCTGTGATAAAGGGCAGTTCCTCCCAGGACTTTTATGTCAACCTGACAGCCAAAGCCAAATGCTACGGCCATATTGAATGCGATGCCATTATCATGGACAATGGCATCAACCAGACCATACCGGCGCTGCGGGCCCTGCATCCGGATGCGGAACTGACCCATGAAGCCTCCATCGGCAAAATCGCCAATGACCAGTTAATGAAGCTCATGAGTTTAGGCCTTGATTATGACCAGGCCGTCAACCGCATTATACAGGGATTTTTACGCTGA